The sequence AACTGGAGGGCGAGTCACGGCTTAAGTCGGCGGTGGCGCTGCAGGGCAAGGCCAGCGAACTGATGAAGGTCAAGGTTCGCAAGCTGATCAACCGGCTACCGGTTACCCTGTCGCGCAATGCCAGCATCCGCCAGGCCGCGCAACTTATGAGCGAACAATCCGTTTCTTCACTGGTAGTGATCGACCCGGATGCCGGCTGGCCCGATCCAGAGCGGGTGCCAGTGGCTGATCAGCAGCATCAGGTGATGGTCGGCATTCTCACCGACCGCGACTTTCGTACCCGGGTAGTTGCCCAAGCCCTGCCACCTGAAACCCCGCTGAGTGCGGTCATGTCACCCAACCCGATCACCGTACAAGCCGACGATTCAGTGTTCGAGGCCATGCTGTGCATGCTGCGCAACAACATCCACCACCTGCCGATCCTGCATCGGCGTCGGCCGATCGGAGTGATCAATCTATCAGACATCATCCGCTACGAATCGCAGAGTAGCCTGTATCTGGTCAGCAACATCTTCAACAAGCAATCAGTCGACGAACTGCAAAACCTATTGCCGGATGTGCGCGCCACCTTCGTGCGAATGGTCGGTGACGAGGCCAACGCCCACATGATCGGCTGCGCGATGTCGAGCATCGGCCGCGGCTTCATTCAGCGCCTGGTTGAGTTGGCCGAGGACCAGCTTGGCCCGCCGCCAGTGCCTTACTGCTTCCTCGCTCTCGGCTCGATGGCCCGCGACGAGCAACTGATAGTCACCGACCAGGACAACGCCCTGATCCTTGACGACAGTTTCGACCCGGTCGAACATGACGCCTACTTTTTCAAGCTCGCCAGTTTCGTCAGCGATGGTCTGGCCGCCTGCGGTTACAGCTACTGCAAGGGCGGCATCATGGCCACCAACCCCAAATGGCGCCAACCGCTGGCAGTGTGGAAACAGTATTTCAGCGACTGGATCGAGCGGCCGAACCCGCAGACCCTGCTCAACAGCAACATCTTCTTTGACTTGGACAGCGTCTGGGGCGAGGCAGAACTGGCCGAACAGCTCAAGGACCTGATCGCGGAAAAGGCCAGTCGCAACGAACCGTTCATTGCCCTGATGGCACGCAATGCCCTGAACCGGACCCCACCGTTGGGTCTGTTCCGAACCTTCGTGATGGAAAAGGATGGCGAACAAAACAACATCATCAACCTCAAGCGTCGCGGCACCGCCCCCTTGACCGACCTGATCCGGGTCCATGCACTGGCCTGCGGCTCCAAGGCGCAGAACTCGTTCGAGCGTTTAGACGCCATCGCCGCCACCAAACTGATGCCGCCCGAGGCCCTCGATAAACTGCGCTATGCCCTGGAGTTTCTGTCGATCGTGCGCATCCGCCATCAGGCCATGGATATCGAAGCCGGGCGCGAGCCAGACAACAACATCGAACCGGAGAAAGTCTCCACCGCCGAACGTCACAGCCTCAAGGAAGCCTTCCAGGTGCTGAGCAACGCCCAGAAATTCCTTCGCTTCCGCTACCCGGCTCTGCAGGCGACCCGACCGTTATGAGCGCCCAGCCAGAGCAACTGCTCGATTGGCCCAGGCGCCTGGCCAACCTGGCCGCCAGCAGCCGCGATCCACGCCTGGCCTCCTTCTATCGAGCCGGCTGCCCGGCCGCCGACTGCCCACTGGAGCAGCTACCGATGGTCGCCCTGGACATCGAAACCACTGGCCTGGACCCCAAGCGCCACGCCATTGTCAGCCTGGGCCTGGTGCCCTTCGACCTGCAGCGCATCCGTTGCAGTCAGAGCTGGTATCAGGTGGTGCGCCCCAGCACTTCGCTACATCCCGAATCGATTGCCTTCCATCGCATCACCCACTCGGAAATCGAGCAGGCACCGCCACTAAAGGCGGTACTGAGCGAGTTACTGGAACGCCTGGCTGGCAAGCTGGTAGTAGTGCACTACCGCCCTATAGAGCGCGGTTTTCTCGATCAAGCCCTGCGCCGCGAACTGGGCGAAGGCTGGCAGTTTCCGCTGATTGACACTATGGCTATCGAGGCTGAACTGCACCCGCAGCGCCAACCCGGCTGGCTGCTGCGCCTGCTGGGCAAGCAGCCGATCTCGATCCGCCTGGCAGACAGCCGCAGCCGTTATGCCCTGCCGCTATATCAGTCCCACCATGCCCTGACCGACGCTATCGCTACCGCCGAACTGTTTCAGGCGCAGATAGCCACCCATTTCGACCCGCAGCTGCCCGTCAGCCGGCTTTGGTGCTAACCCACGCCCTGTCCAGCAGGGCGTGGGGATCCTTCAGCGCCTTGGCTCACTCAATAGTCCCTTGATAATGGCAATACAGCCAACCAGCAGCACCAGAGTAAACGGCAAACCAGTAGATACCGCCATCGCCTGCAATGCCACCAGGCCGCCGCCCAGCAGCAGGGCAATGGCCAGCACCCCCTCGATCACAACCCAGAATACCCGTTGCGGCACCGGCGCATTGACCTTGCCACCAGCCGTGATGGTGTCGATCACCAATGAGCCGGAATCAGACGAAGTGATGAAGAATACGATGACCAGCACGATACCGATAAACGAGGTCAATTCGGTCAGCGGCAGTTGACTAAGCATGGCGAACAACTGCAACTCCAGCGCTGCCTCCTGCACACCAGTGAAGCCATCGCCCAGCAACTGACTGATCGCCGTGCCGCCAAAGGCGGTCATCCACAGTACCGACACCAGCGACGGCACAAGCAGTACGGCAATCAGAAACTCACGCACGGTCCGGCCACGGCTGACCCGCGCGATGAACATGCCGACAAACGGTGACCAACTGATCCACCAAGCCCAGTAGAAGGCGGTCCAGCCCTGACTGAAGTTGGCATCTTCGCGTCCAATCGGATTGGACAGCGCCGGCAGGTTGACCAGATAGGCCCCAAGGTTGCTGAAGAACCCGCTCAAAATCGCCAGTGTCGGCCCCACCACAATCACGAACAGCAGCAACAACACCGCCAGTCCCATATTGATTTTCGACAGCCGCTGCACGCCCTTTTCCAGGCCTGCCAATACTGAGAGCAATGCTATCGCTGTGATGCCGATGATCAGCAACACCATGGTCAGATCACCGCTCGGAATACCGAACAGATGACTCAGACCCGCCGCCGCCTGCTGGGCACCCAATCCCAGCGAGGTGACCAGGCCAAACAGAGTGGCAAATACCGCAAGAATATCTACCACATGACCAGGCCAGCCCCAGACCCGCTCACCCAGCACCGGGTAAAAGATCGAGCGCACGCTCAACGGCAAACCCTTGTTGAACGAAAACAACGCCAGCGCCAGCGCCACCACCGCATAAATTGCCCAGGGGTGCAGGCCCCAGTGGAAGATAGTCGCCGCCATACCAAGCCTTAGGGCCTCTTCACTATCGCCGGCCGCAGCGGCCAGTGGTGCCCAGTCGCTACGCAGTCCATCAGCGCCAACCGACACTCCACCGACGGCAGCGGAGTAATGCGACATCGGCTCGGATACGCCATAGAACATCAGGCCAATGCCCATACCGGCAGCAAACAGCATCGAGAACCAGCCCAGATAAGAGTAATCCGGCCGTGCATCCAGCCCGCCCAGACGCACCTTGCCTAGCGGTGAAACAATCAACGCCAGACACAGAATCACGAAAATGTTCGCCGCCCCCAGGAAAAACCAGGCCAGCTTGCTGGTCAGCCAGCCACGCAGGCTGGTAAACAATTCTGCCGCTTCGCTTTGCAAAGCCAGCGTCAAAACCACGAACAGCAGCACCGTCAGGGCCGAGATCAGAAAGACCTTGCCGTGGATATCGAGCGCAATGGTGATCTTGCCGGAGAAGTTGTCCTGACCCACCACATAGTCGGTGTCGATCAGATTGGCATCCCCGCTCGGGGCCGGAATGCCATCGAGACTGGGCGTCTCGTTCACAGCGGCGGTTTCATTCAAGGGTTGGCTTCCCATCTGAATTACTCCATTGAGGTCCGTGGCCACACAGGCACACACAAACAACGCGGCATCGCCTGACGGCGGCGCCCTGAGCGCCCATATGGGCATTGAGGTGCAGACTTCGGGATACCCAGGCCAAAGCCATGGTGTTTTCCTAGCGTCGCATTTTGATAATATTTTTCAATCAACGTGCAATGATAACCCGAAAAACGTAATCAAGGGAAATCAAGGCCTTGTTGATAATCAAGCAGAGCGCCGAAATTCAAAGCCAATCGACGCTGTTGATATCCAGTATAGCCAAATTCATTCACGGCTCTGGCACAAGACATAGCTACGCCGTCCTGCCTTAACAACACAACAGGTTGGTTTGCCGATAAAACAGATAAAGCTATCGCAGATCAGGACGTGCGCAGAATCTCCAGCACGTCGCGCGCGGACATGCCATAGGCTTTCATCAGAGCCTTGAGTTCATCATTAAAGGCCAGTTCCTGCTTCAAACCCGCATCCTGCTTCATGGCTTCAAGCTGGGCCAGTTGCTGGGCCAGCTTGCGCTCTGCCGCACGGAATTCCGAGAGCTTGCTCATGGTTGTAAATCACCCCGACATGGACGTGAAAAGAGAATCAAATAGGGAGAAAGCCCAAGATTCTACACCAACTCGCAGGCATTGGACCTGTTCGTTATTGACGGCTAGCCTATCAGCCATGAGTCGAGCGTTTTTAACCGGACTGGCCCTGCTACTGATCCTGGGCGGCTGCGGCCCCGTCGACCCGGTCAGTCCTCAGCCATCAAGACAAACCGAGAGCGAGCGCAGCGCCAAGCGCTTTATGGTCTCAGCCGCCCACCCGTTGGCGGTCGAGGCCGGACTTGAGGTTCTGCGCCGCGGCGGTCATGCGGTCGATGCCGCGGTGGCGGTCAACATGGTACTCGGCTTTATCGAAGCTCCAGAAACCGGCATCGGCGGCGGCGGCTTTCTGCTGCTGCACGAGCCTGCCAGCGCCACCACCCGGTTCTATGATGGCCGAGAAACCGCACCGCTGACCGCAACCCCGGAACGCTTTCAGCGCCTGGGCATACCATTGCCACTGGCTCTTGCGATACCCAGCCCTGAAGCCGTTGGCGTACCCGGACTAGTCGCCCTGCTGGGCGAGGCACATGCCCGCCATGGCCGGCTACCCTGGGCTGAACTGCTGCAGCCGGCTATCGAGCTGGCCGAGACCGGTGTGCCGATGCCTCCACGCCTGCGCCAGCAGATCAACGACGACTGGTCATTACGGCTGTTTGCCGATACCCGCCACCATTTTCGCGCCCAGGCCCAGAGCGATCCCCCGCATCTGCGCAACCCGGAACTGGCGGCCACACTGCGCCAGTTGGCCAAACACGGACCGCACGCTTTCTATCAGGGGGCCATCGCCGAGCAGATCGTCGAGCGGCTTGAGCACCGGGCCTGGGGGCGCACCGACCTGACCCTGCAGGATCTGGCCAGCTACCAGGTGGTCGAGCGCGCGCCACTCTGCGGTCGTTATCGGCAATGGACCCTGTGTGGTGCACCACCACCCTCCTCCGGCGGCCTGACCGTGCTACAGGCGCTGGGGATACTCGAGCACTTCCCGCTGCCCGACATGCCTGCGGATACGGCCGAAACCCTGCATCTGATCGCCGAAGCCAGCCGCCTGGCCTTCGCCGACCGCAACCACTATGTCGGCGACCCGGCCTTCGTCAGCGTTCCAGTCCAGGCACTGCTGGATGCCGACTACCTGCGCCAGCGCGCCGACCTGATCGATCCACAGCGCGCCCTGGCCGAGGTCAAACCAGGAGCCCCCGGCGTCCAGCCCTGGCTTGAACATGCCCAGGCCCGAGCCGAGCCCGGCGGTTCCGGCACCTCGCATATCAGCATTGTCGACGGCGAGGGCAACTTGCTGGCCCTGACCAGCTCCATCGAGGCACCATTCGGCGCACGCATGCTCAGTCAGGGCTTCGTCCTCAACAACCAGTTGACCGACTTCAGCTTCAACCCCGAACAGGATGGCCAGCCACACCCCAACGCCGTCGGCCCCGGCAAGCGCCCCCGCAGCTCCATGGCCCCATTCATTGTCTTCGACGCCAGCGGCGCACCGCGCCTGGTGATCGGCTCACGCGGTGGCAGCCGGATTATTGGCCATGTACTCAAGACCCTGATCGGCGTGCTGGACTGGGACATGGATATTCAGCAAGCAATTGCCTTACCAGCCATGGTCGAGCGCGGGCGCGGTATCGAGTTGGAGGCCGGCACCGCACTGGAGCAACTGCAACGCCCTCTGGAAGAACTTGGCCATCGGGTGCGGGTCGAAACCATGACCAGTGGCCTGCATGGCATAGAGTGGCTGGACAGTCGCTGGCGTGGAGGCGCCGACCCTCGACTGGACGGTCTGGCCAGCGGCGATTGATACATACTAGGTACGTGCCATGCTCAAGGACAAACAGCAACATTTCCCGGAGGAACACCTCAATGGCCACAGCACCACCAGCATTCCCCTGGCCACCACGTAGCCAGCGACTTGACGGGGCACTGCGGCGGGTCGGTGTAGAGCTTGAGATGAACGGTCTGAGCCTTGATCACTTGACCCATCTGAGCGCCGAATTTCTCGGTTGCGAGATACAGAGCAGCAGCCGCTATGAGCGCATCCTGCACGGTGATCCGGCTGGCGATTGGGTGGTGGAGCTGGACTTCAGCCTGTTGAAAAAGCTCGGCCGCGAGCAACGCCGGGCCAATGATCTGGGCGATGAACTGATGAACTCAGCCGAAGAAGCCCTCAAATGGCTCTCTGAAGCCCTGGTCCCTCTCGAGCTGGTCAGCCCTCCGCTGCCGCTGGATCGCCTGCACAACGTCGACGCTTTGATCGAGCACCTGCGCCGAGCTGGCGCCAAGGGTACTGGTGATCGCCTGACCAACGCCTTTGGCATGCAGTTCAACCCCGAAGTGCCGGACACTGAACCCGCCACCCTGCTCGCCTATCTGCAAGCCTTCCTGTGCCTGCACGACTGGCTGCGTGAGCGGGCCAACATCAACTTTACCCGACGCCTGACCAGTTACGTCGACCCGTTCCCGCTGGACTATGTGCGCCAGGTCATCGCTGCCGACTACCAGCCCGGGCTCACGAGCCTGATCGACGATTACCTGACCGCCAATCCAACCCGTAACCGCGCCCTGGACCTGTTACCGCTGTTCAAGCATCTGGATCCACAACGGGTTCTGGCCCGTGCGGGTGACGAACTGATCAAGCCCCGACCAACCTTTCATTACCGCCTGCCCGACTGCCTTATCGACCAGCCCGGCTGGGGCCTGCACCTGGCCTGGGGCGACTGGCTGGAAGTCGAACGCCTGGCCTGCGACCCGGCGCGCCTGAAGGCCTGCTGCCGGGCTTATGCCCGCCATCTGGATCAGGGCCTGGCGCGCCTGCTCGACAACTGGCCCGAGCAGATCAGCCACCACTGGCTGAGTGATACGCAATGAATCGGCCAATAGTTGTCATTACCGGCCCACGGCGCGGTGCGTTCGGCCCACGCGTATTGGTCGCCGCGGCTATCCGCCTATATGGCGGCCAGCCCGTACAAGTACGTCCCGGAGATGCCTGGGAACAACTCAGCTATCAGGCCGTGGTGATCACTGGCGGCCACGACATCGACCCGGTACTGTATGCCGCCGAGCCCGAAGTCCACCCCAAGTACGACCCCGAACGTG is a genomic window of Halopseudomonas phragmitis containing:
- a CDS encoding DUF294 nucleotidyltransferase-like domain-containing protein; its protein translation is MQVELIEIRDHISRFPPFDELPSDTLDEIARQVEIGYFKADSDILVYDQSIHDLYFIRSGAVEVHRRNGELYNRLGEGDFFGHFGLLRGHRVRYPVRAIEDTLIYFIPDRLFRELCEQFDNFSDFVELEGESRLKSAVALQGKASELMKVKVRKLINRLPVTLSRNASIRQAAQLMSEQSVSSLVVIDPDAGWPDPERVPVADQQHQVMVGILTDRDFRTRVVAQALPPETPLSAVMSPNPITVQADDSVFEAMLCMLRNNIHHLPILHRRRPIGVINLSDIIRYESQSSLYLVSNIFNKQSVDELQNLLPDVRATFVRMVGDEANAHMIGCAMSSIGRGFIQRLVELAEDQLGPPPVPYCFLALGSMARDEQLIVTDQDNALILDDSFDPVEHDAYFFKLASFVSDGLAACGYSYCKGGIMATNPKWRQPLAVWKQYFSDWIERPNPQTLLNSNIFFDLDSVWGEAELAEQLKDLIAEKASRNEPFIALMARNALNRTPPLGLFRTFVMEKDGEQNNIINLKRRGTAPLTDLIRVHALACGSKAQNSFERLDAIAATKLMPPEALDKLRYALEFLSIVRIRHQAMDIEAGREPDNNIEPEKVSTAERHSLKEAFQVLSNAQKFLRFRYPALQATRPL
- a CDS encoding amidoligase family protein, coding for MATAPPAFPWPPRSQRLDGALRRVGVELEMNGLSLDHLTHLSAEFLGCEIQSSSRYERILHGDPAGDWVVELDFSLLKKLGREQRRANDLGDELMNSAEEALKWLSEALVPLELVSPPLPLDRLHNVDALIEHLRRAGAKGTGDRLTNAFGMQFNPEVPDTEPATLLAYLQAFLCLHDWLRERANINFTRRLTSYVDPFPLDYVRQVIAADYQPGLTSLIDDYLTANPTRNRALDLLPLFKHLDPQRVLARAGDELIKPRPTFHYRLPDCLIDQPGWGLHLAWGDWLEVERLACDPARLKACCRAYARHLDQGLARLLDNWPEQISHHWLSDTQ
- a CDS encoding 3'-5' exonuclease, with protein sequence MSAQPEQLLDWPRRLANLAASSRDPRLASFYRAGCPAADCPLEQLPMVALDIETTGLDPKRHAIVSLGLVPFDLQRIRCSQSWYQVVRPSTSLHPESIAFHRITHSEIEQAPPLKAVLSELLERLAGKLVVVHYRPIERGFLDQALRRELGEGWQFPLIDTMAIEAELHPQRQPGWLLRLLGKQPISIRLADSRSRYALPLYQSHHALTDAIATAELFQAQIATHFDPQLPVSRLWC
- a CDS encoding BCCT family transporter, with translation MGSQPLNETAAVNETPSLDGIPAPSGDANLIDTDYVVGQDNFSGKITIALDIHGKVFLISALTVLLFVVLTLALQSEAAELFTSLRGWLTSKLAWFFLGAANIFVILCLALIVSPLGKVRLGGLDARPDYSYLGWFSMLFAAGMGIGLMFYGVSEPMSHYSAAVGGVSVGADGLRSDWAPLAAAAGDSEEALRLGMAATIFHWGLHPWAIYAVVALALALFSFNKGLPLSVRSIFYPVLGERVWGWPGHVVDILAVFATLFGLVTSLGLGAQQAAAGLSHLFGIPSGDLTMVLLIIGITAIALLSVLAGLEKGVQRLSKINMGLAVLLLLFVIVVGPTLAILSGFFSNLGAYLVNLPALSNPIGREDANFSQGWTAFYWAWWISWSPFVGMFIARVSRGRTVREFLIAVLLVPSLVSVLWMTAFGGTAISQLLGDGFTGVQEAALELQLFAMLSQLPLTELTSFIGIVLVIVFFITSSDSGSLVIDTITAGGKVNAPVPQRVFWVVIEGVLAIALLLGGGLVALQAMAVSTGLPFTLVLLVGCIAIIKGLLSEPRR
- the ggt gene encoding gamma-glutamyltransferase codes for the protein MSRAFLTGLALLLILGGCGPVDPVSPQPSRQTESERSAKRFMVSAAHPLAVEAGLEVLRRGGHAVDAAVAVNMVLGFIEAPETGIGGGGFLLLHEPASATTRFYDGRETAPLTATPERFQRLGIPLPLALAIPSPEAVGVPGLVALLGEAHARHGRLPWAELLQPAIELAETGVPMPPRLRQQINDDWSLRLFADTRHHFRAQAQSDPPHLRNPELAATLRQLAKHGPHAFYQGAIAEQIVERLEHRAWGRTDLTLQDLASYQVVERAPLCGRYRQWTLCGAPPPSSGGLTVLQALGILEHFPLPDMPADTAETLHLIAEASRLAFADRNHYVGDPAFVSVPVQALLDADYLRQRADLIDPQRALAEVKPGAPGVQPWLEHAQARAEPGGSGTSHISIVDGEGNLLALTSSIEAPFGARMLSQGFVLNNQLTDFSFNPEQDGQPHPNAVGPGKRPRSSMAPFIVFDASGAPRLVIGSRGGSRIIGHVLKTLIGVLDWDMDIQQAIALPAMVERGRGIELEAGTALEQLQRPLEELGHRVRVETMTSGLHGIEWLDSRWRGGADPRLDGLASGD